Genomic window (Phragmites australis chromosome 5, lpPhrAust1.1, whole genome shotgun sequence):
ACTAATTATTGGCATCAAACATATTTAAATTAAATGTCTATTTTGGAAGGTGCAATCTCAGCCCCATCCACGCCAAATTCACGGCAAATTCTAGTGGATTGGGTTGGGATTGTTGGTAACATTTcaagaattcaaaaaaaatggTAATCTAGCTTGGACTAGGGTTATTCCCAGAAATTTCATGGTTTGGTTTATGGTTAATGGACCTGGCTGGGATTGCAAGTagcaatttcaagaatttagAGGAAAGTGTACATGACAAGAATCTCTTCTCTACCTAGCACCCTCCTTATATAGGCAGAAAAAAACTATTGGATGAGTGACACTTGGCGAGATCCTAGTCATGTCATGCTACAAATATCAAGACCTTAGAAGGTTCATGTGAAATATCTTTATCTAGACAATTCTAATTTTACTATGGAAAAAATAATTCTAGTAGCTTCCTAACTAATATCTTGGCTAATGCATATGTGATAGAACTCTAGAAGTTGCCTTGCTCTATGCAACACATCACAATGGGAATATTTCCAGCTCCTGGCACTAGCACATCACCCTCGCTATCTCTTAGGCCTTATTTGTTCAGCTTGGGATTGTGGACTCTAGCTTCTATAATCCCAAGCTGAAACAAACGGTTCTAGCTCTAGATTCTAACAATCTTAGATTATTACAATCCAACAATCCAGCCTCCCCTAGCTTTTACACAGATTGTCCATCAAAATTACATGTCTGCCACTACCCATCGTGTCGTGCCACCTCTCCCCATCGCGTTGTCACCGCTCTTGTGCATGGGCACTGGCGCCACCTCCTCTAGACCCGTCGTCCCGGTCACCGCTGCTCAGCCCATGCAGCCACTGGAGCACTCTGCAGTGTCGTCCGCCGTCCCAGTTGCCGCTGCCACGCCCTTCACGCTCCTGCCCAACCGCCGCGCCGTCCCGCGTGCACTGTCGCTGCGCCACACCACCCCGACCGAACCTCCTCCCCGCCGACCTGATCACCGCCATCGTGCCCTTCGCGCTCCTGCGTAGCCACCGCGCTTTCCCACGTGCTCCACCGCTCAACCACACGCCACCTCGCCCCAGTCAAACCTCCTCCCCGTCGGCCTGGTCACCACCGCCGCACCCTTCGTGCTCATGCCCAGCCGCCGCTCTGTCCTGCGTGTACTGCCGCTCGACCGCGTGCCACCTCACCCCGGTAGGACCTCCTCCCCGCTGGCAAGCTCCACCGAATCAcgccacccctctctctctctctctctctctctctctctctctctctctctctctctctctctccctcctccggcTTCCCTCATGtgcctccctcttcctcccctccagTCTCCTCTCTCCGGCGTCACACCGCTCAGTTGGCCCAGCCAGTCAGTCTTGCGGACGCGTCGTGCCGCTGCGCCTACGCCGTCACCGAGCCGACCCGACCAGCCTCCTCCCTTTCTCCCttcggtctctctctctcttctctgtgAGCTACACGAACAGAGAACCCGACCTTATCCTTGGCCTTCCTCGTCTCACCCCCATGTGGGCCCCATTGGTCACTGGCCTGTGAGCCACCCAAAATATGAGGACATTACAGACAATAGACATCCAAAAGCAGCAATCTACCCACATCAAAATTCAGATTGCCAAACAGCtatcagcttttacaatccagattgtaacaatcaaGCTTTTCATAATCCACAATCCGCTTATCAcaatctccagctgaaacaaacatggccTTATTATGAAACCCCATCCACCTGAATGCATTGAGGTAGAAAAAGCTCACATCTGTGTGTGCTTCACACAATTGCTATAAGGTGCCTTCCATTTTTCCCTTACTTTCTGAGTACTTGCCTTCTATTTCTAAAACACTTGTGCATAATCAGCATATGTTTTCCTGACAACATAAACTAGCATATCAATATCCCTTCTTCTTTCACCTTCCCTTATTCGATTTCTTTCATCCCACCAAATCCACATAAAAGTGATAGTTTTTTTACCATTTCCTTGGGTTTCAGAGCCAAAATAGCTTGCAAAATAGTAGGCGCTGACTGACACTCTGCAAACACGACCTGTCTCTCTTCCATCATCATCTGCCTCCACATTTCTTTGACATGCTtgcatttaaaaaataaatgtgCACCATCTTCATCTAACCTGCGACAAAAGAAGCATCCCACATCAATCCCTCTTCTCTTCAGGTTGGAGCACAAAGCCAATGAATTATGTGTTAATCTCCACATAAAATGCTTGATTTTACTCGGGCACGATAGCTTCCGATCCATAGTTTATGCCAATAATTATCAGTTCCTCCATTAGTTTGACCCGAGCCTACACTCCTCCTATTTTGGCTAGCATTATTGCAACATACATTATATGCCAATTTCTGTGCACTCCTCCTCTTGGCTCGAAACACGATAGCAAATTTATCCTTGTTAATGGTTTGACCTAAGCACAACTAATATAAATGAAGAATACTCGGTAACTGATGCGCATCCCCTCATTTGCATGAATCAAAGTAAGTGGTGGGACATGCTTGGTACACTAGAGCAAGCCTTGACACCTCCAATCCTCCCTTCTACTTCAAATTTATGTAGTAATGATGAGAACCCCTCAACACATAAGAAGTGATATAGAGAGAGGATCTCCTTGCCGTAATCCCCTTTTGATATAACATCAATATACTCCCTATTAACCTTAATGTGGTATGTAACAGTAGAAACATgtttcatcacaagatgtaCCAAGGAATTGTGGCGTGAAAACCCATTTCCTTTAGGAACACCCACTCGACCCGATCATATGCTTTACTCATGTCTAACTTGATAGCCTCATAGCCTGCCACTCCTTTTCGCTTATTCCTCATATAATGAGTCATTTCATGTGCAAGAATACATTGTCCGAGATGAGACACCTCGGAACAAATGCACTCTTCGAAAAAGATATAATATCAAGGAGGATTTTGTTCTCCTACAGACCTCCGGGTCTTTCTTTActttgttttaatttcttctccAAATACCCAAGTACCTTACAATTCCAATCTGCTAGATCAACAACAACGGCATGCGAGCGAACGGCTCATTGGTAAGGCCCACGGGTGTGACCTTGCCGGCCTGGGGTTTGACCCCTGGACATGTACCTCCAATGTAGGCCGCGGAAAGGGAATCcggctgtaaaaaaaaaagatcaacagCAATGGACTATAATACTTTCTTCAGGTCCCTTCACTCCCTCCCATTGCATTACTCCATGCTTCTAACACTACTTTTGTGTAGTCCTCCTCAACAAGCCATTTGGTTTTGAATTTAAAGTCACCTGCTCTACCTCCACTATAAAAACGTCATTGAATAGGACAATCAATGCATATGATTATTACCAACTTTTGGTCTGAATTGCGAGGATCACCATTTATTACCTGCACTACCGGAAAACGCTCCCTCAAACTATCATTTGCAGCTGTCCTGTCAAGTCATTCCCGGATATAATCCTCTCCCTGGGGATTCTGATTCCACCATGTGTAAATGTCCCCTTCAAAACCCAGATCATGGAGCACCCCTTCAAATGATGGACTTGGCAAAATTTGTGGACTAGCATGTGAGGGTCAGATTATGGACTAAGTCGACGCAATAAGCTTACAAGTCGCAATAAAATCCCAAACTTAGCCAAGATTTTTATTCTTCTGATTGGTAACTAAATTGTGAATCATACAAGCTGTCATAAATCAAGGAGGGAACTAGTGTCCAaatcctagagagagaaaatctAAACTTAAGACGCGTTTGGTAGCTTTGCTGCGGCTTGTTTTGCTTGGTGAAGCAAGAAATCACGCTTTTGGATGCTTTGCCAGCTGCCTCGATACCCGTGCTCACCTTGCCAGCGTGAGAGAGCCAAATCTGCTCTCCAGCGCTGGCAAGGCTAGCCGTGCCGAGCGAGGCGAGCGGGCAAAagaaccaaacacgcccttagAAAATTTCCGTACTGCATGTTAGTGTGAGCTGATCCTTGAAAATAGGCATGAGGGTATGGGTCGTATGAGAGATTTTTTAGAGGAGTATGAGAGTTGGGTTGCGAATTTAAGAAGGGGCTAACCCAATTTAAGAGTGAAAGAGCATGTTGCCCTAGCTTTGGGAGTCTGAGACCACATATGGTCAGTGCATGCGATGTCACACACGAGTGTTGGAGACTGAAGGAGGCTGCGGCGGCGACACCAACGGCGGTGGGGATGAAACCCTAGCTTTTTATTTTCtagtgatttttttcctttattcaaactgaattttttgtttaattgGAAACCGACTTGAAACTTTAGTCGTTCTGAAACTTTTCTCCAATTTGAAATCTCTTTACTTGaaaattttcttgtttttattttttttcccttgaaACTTCCTTGAGTTAAAACTTTTTGACTTGAAACTTCCTTAAATTGAAACCTTTTGACTTTAAACGTTTTAGTTTGATCTTTTGTTTCAGACgattttacttttttttcatTGTTTCAGTTTGATTTTTCTGTTGTACCAAAAACAAGAAGTGAGGAGAGAGGTTCTAGCATGTTTACAAGGAAATCGAAAAGGCGGTTGCTTCACCTATGCGCTATTATCCTGCACGCATTTGCAAAATAGACGCCCTCTTACATGTACCGATGCACCAGAGACCTAAGGTCCTCGCATCTCTACCTCACATGTGTAGGGTCCCGCACATGTTTGTGTGTTGGCACGAGTGTGTGAACCATGTGAATCTGTCTTGTACCTCCTActtaaaatgaattaaaatgATTGTTTGGCTGCAATCAATTTGGTTTCGAGCCATTCTGTTTTAAGATTATACTAGAATCTAACTCGGCAAATCTTGTTTTAGCGCTGAAGAGCAACGATTTTGGTGTGCTAGTACGTGAGGCACAAAAACTTTGTACTTTCATGTTGGATGAGGCCGTTCTGTTTTATAGTCGAACGGTGTTGTACATGCTCTAGTTAGGCATGTCCCTGGGTTAGTAGTGTATTATACCATCAGTGGGTTGCCTGAAGAAATCCGGCTCTTTGATGGCGCCATTGGTGAGTCGCGTGACTTAAGGAGGACTGTTGTTGCTGTAGTGATAGATACTTGGAGATGGATTTGAAGTTCAAGGCAGGTTCAGGGCCTTCTTACAGCAGTGACACTGAACATTGTAGTTCCTTCAAAGCGTTCAATTGTGGATGCACCAGTCAACAGATAGAGGTTGAGTTCGCCTCAATCTCTGTGAAGGTGACTTGGTCGACGTTGTCTTTCAGCATTGTAAATTGAAATCCTTGTGTGTAATTGTTTTAAGGAACTCTCAGCAGAAGCTAGTATTGCAATAAGTCTGTGCACAGCCTTGTGCTTGCGCTCGGTCTGTCCTTGGTTGAATTCTCAATGTATTCTTTCTAGCTTTGTTACAGTACAAGTTTTGCTCTGGACGTTCTTCATGTATGTGGTTTTTGCCGAAAGACGCTTCATGGATGTGGAGCTTACTTCTTGGTACTGTCTCTAACCTCCTGCTCCCTCTGCTTCACCAGAGCCAGTGCTGTGCTTTGTACATGTTCCTGGGATCTGAGAGGCAAAGCACTTCGGAGGAATGAAACGCAGCACGTACACACACCCCACTGAATTTATTCTTCTGAAACGAGACGAGAGGCTCCCCCATTTTCCATCGCTCAAGGGAAAACATATCATGCGTGCATGAACCAAAGGCGTGAAAAATGAAGAGAATAGGGACACAACCAAGGAGTTAATTGTTTGTTATGGCTCAGTGCAATTTTTAACGAGCTAAGTCCATGATTTAGCTGTTTCGTTAACGAGCTGGCTTGCCACCTACTCGCAAGCCTAACAAGCACTTTGCTCGTTGAGATTTCCCTCGTTTTGAAACTTTTCCTGTTTTTTAAATTCTTTCTCTCGAAACCTCCTTGAATTAAAACTTTTCAACTAGAAACTTCGTTAAATTGAAACAACCTAATACATAATGTTTATAGCTTATATTTAGATAGCTTTGTATAACCAATAGATAAATATGACAACATATACCAAAGGCACTACCTTTCCCCTATGCATATTTGTTGTTTTCTTATCTCTTGGATTTCGAGTCTAGCATGTTTGTTCCCTAAGATACTAGCTCATTCTCTTTTATTATTTAATCGCTTATCAGTTATCACATCAGATTTCatcatatgtatatgtgtgtgcatTTAATATATAAGACATAAACCGAGGTAAACCATTAAGAGAGGTCTAATGTTTGTCTGACCATACTTTTATGACAAGAAAATTGACTATCTATACTTAGATAAACTTTCTCGTGAAGTTGTGACTGCGACGAGTGACCAAGAGACTAAAAAATTAGGCAGTCTAGAGCTATGGGCCTATGATAGCAATCAAACACTTAACTAACAAACAAAATTATGGCGGCCATGCATGCTCCACAGTCGCGGTTGTTTCACAttgtttcttctctctcttttttagcGCTAGGGGTTAGGTTAAAAAAAGGTATGGAGGAATTTCCCAGCCACACACCCATGGCGTGGCTTCTCTGGTGATTTTCTAGTACCCTCCACCTGCCCTTATTAGCAAAATCGATGTTGATTTCAAGCATATAAAATAGAACGAATTTGAGATGCCGAATTTCTGAAAACATCTTTCCTATCATCCAAATGGCAATCCGATAGATAATGCAAGTGCATCAGTCGAAACATAAAACTTCCTAAAACTTTCATCAAATCTTTAGTGCTACTTTGCATAGAGAAATATTCTGCTTTGGATCCCAAAATACGATTCAGATCGACCCAAAGATAGATTCGGATCcataaacaaaaagaaaagaaaaaaacacgTATTAATGGTCAATCTCAACCCTACTTTTGGCTTCATTGTTCACAATTCAAAGCTGCAAATTCTGACAGGAGTTGAAACGGAAGAGCTAGGCAGGTAGCAAAATGTCACCACCTCTATTTACACGGTGGGAACAATAACAAATCACCCTGGGTTCCTACAGTTTTGTATGTGCTCTTTGTTTCTCAGCTTACAAAAATAGCAGCAGACTGATTTCAAGAATAACTAGAACACTCGATGCTGTCAAAAAAAAGCCGCATTTGATCACCAATTGTTAGTGGTCCGTGCAACTCCTGTACCCTTAAGCTTGATCTCACTAGTAGAAGAATTTTACCGTACAAACATCAGTGGATAATGGAAAAAACTTCAGAGCAAGGATCTGGATGTGGTTACGGCAGATCCCTGTACTTGAGAACATCAATCTTGTCCAGATCATACTCCTTGCATATGCTCGAAAGGGTATCACAGTCCAAGCCTTCATCCAAGTTTCCCCTTTTGAGAAACCCATCAAGCTCTTTCGATGATCGCAAATTCTGTTGAATGAATACCAAAAGCATTAAAGAAGCACACATGCAGGAAATAGAATATATGGTAGAAGTAACTGAAATCTAACAATCTCATTTAAATAACTTTAAGATAATCTATCTAATAGGTCCACACCCCAACAACTCTTAGTTCCACCTGTTCGCTTACAGAAAATTATATTAAAGAAATTCACACACAAAATATGATCTTATGATATTAAAGGTGGAACTACGGAGATTCGGTTGCCCTTGATTGTGGGTCCATTTCATAAAACAGAGTAGTTTGGATAATATATCTCAAAAAGAATAATTTGGATAATATCAAAACAACTGCAGCCTTACAGTAGGTTAAGCAATAGGACCTCAGTTTACTAGTACTCTTCAAGTGTCTGATCTAGAACCAATGGTTAGTATGTTCCACCAGAGGTCCCTAAACTTGTACCAGGTTCTCACCTAGGTCCAACCGTTCATGAACTGTCAAATTGCAGATTTAGACCCTAAATTTGCAAAATGTACCACCCGAGGTTCAAAACCCCTAGTACCCTTCGATTGCTGATGTGGCAGATGACGGGGCATGCTGATTGTGTAATATTCTCTCATCCTCTCCTCTCTGGCAGGTGCGTTCCTAACATGTGGGATCCATATGTCAGCACcatctctctcatttctctctctctctctctctctctctctctctctctctacctgtCTAGACCGGCCGCTGGCAGGGTCTCCTCCAAGCACACAGCCAGGCCAAGAGGTTCTCCTCTCTCTACTCGTCTAGACCGTCCACCGATGGCAGCTCCTTCACGCAAGCAGCCAGGCCAGGAAGCGACGAGATCCAACTGCTTCATAGACACCGATCTCTCCGGTGTCCCGCACTGGCCATCCGcatgtgcttcttctcctcacgaAGTAGCTGCAGATCCGCACAAATCGGCACCACTGGCCAATAAGAAAGCAGCAAACCTCACCTGCGCCTACTCCATCATCTCCGTCGGTGACTACCCCAATGGCATCAGAAGACAAAACCTGCTCTGATTGTTTTTGTCTACATGTGGTGTTCGCTTGGCCATCACGATTATGACCAAGATTCGGGAGCGACGGGCTATTTGGCGTTGTCGGTGTGGGCATCTGCGCATCGCAGCATGTCGTGCCCCCCTTGGATCTTGTCACCTACCGCTGCGGGCTTCGGGGCCGGTGGATCTAGGAGCGGTGGCGATGGTCCTAGCAATGTCGGCTGCTTCGGGTAGACTCAGAGCAGAAGAGGCGCTGGCTCACTCAGGTGGCTCCGCTGGTGGACGAGGTCATGAGCTCCGAGTGGCTGTCTGGAGAGGGGAGAGgatgagagagaaagaagagagaggatGAGAGAAAAGATTACACAGTCAGCATGCCCCGTCATTGGCCACATCAGCAGTCGAAGGGGTGTCCGGGGTTTTGGACCTCGGGTGGTACATTTAGCAAGTTTAGGGATCTAAATCTGCAATGTGAGAGTTCATGGAACTAGGTGAGAACCCGGTACAAGTTTAAGGACTGTTGGTAGATTTCACTCCAAGATCTTATCTTTGTGCAGCAATGACATCATTCAGGCAATGCTACACATATTTTGATGTGCAAAAAGGCATTATTGGGGCAGAAACCACTTCAGTTCAAATAACAGATAATTTCCAGTTGTCCACTAAATTGCCTCGGTGCAAAATCTGCCCCAAGGATACAACAACCTGAAGGTCTAACTCTTTTTCAAATTTAGGTCAACTTACCCAAGGAGCATACTGTGCATTTTCACAGGGGCTGCCATCCCTTTCTGAACtaatctctttcttcttctcaagGACTTTCCAGTTATCTGAGCAGTCAGAAACTAGCAACTGGAGCCTCTCACTTCCctatatcaaaataaatatcagGCAAacctaagaaataaaaaaacaatgaaaTAAACCAGAAGACAGCATGGCATTCTAATTTCTACACAACCCAAGAAAGGGCAAAACAGCTATGACCTTCGCAATAAGAATAATACTTAAGTTTCTACGCAGTAGAAATTTTCCAAAGTAGTTTATTTCAAGAGCCTTccagctcaaaaaaaaaaggagagagactTCAGCTTATAGTAACTTAAAGCTACCTGGCCCTGGCTGGTAAACTAGCCATGGCTGCCACTTTGCAAGTGATAGTGCAGTACCACAAAGATGGCTTACAGTGCAAATTcgtgaaaattaaaaaaaaagaacaactaaGAAGATAATGTATCACAAGCTTGGCATGTCAAAGAATCTTGCTCCATAAGCTTTTGTtgaatcttttctttatttgatttaatttttgCAGACTATATGTTAATTCTGTCATAGTCACAGTGACATCTATACCAACAAAAGAAGACATGGCAAGTCTGAACCAAGTAGCAACCGTCAACCTTGTTATCATCAGGACGTCTATCTAACAGATTAAACTGGTAAACTGAAGAAATTCAGATATGTGCCTTTAATAGTTTTTATgcactgaaaaagaaaaattcttCACAATTTTGTACCCTAGAGGTGCTAATTGCCACCAAGAAGATTTGTAGGGAATCTTTCGTTAGCACTGCAAGGGTATAAACTCACAAgacaaacatattttttaagaaattggGAAAATATGCTGTATAATCGGCATATCAGTGAAAACCATAACAATGAGTATAGTTCAGGCAGAAAAAATTAAGAGTGAAGGCAAAATCTCTTAAGCACTAATTGGATGACTTCACAAACCTGTAGAGCTCTCCAATGTGAATAAGCACGAAATAACACCCAAAAAAATGGTATGTTTGGTAAAGGTAGTACCTGCAATTGAATAAATCAAGTATAAGACAGTTGCATCTTGATATAGTCTATTAAGTTAATACCTCctttataaatatgtaaatttgCAAGCTATACCATCTATTTAACATTATTTGCTATTATGAAGCTTACATTGTAATGTGCAATAATGCAGCATACAATCCCATCCTTTGAGTCTTAGTCAAAACTTCATACAgtaaaatcaaaaataaatgtaAAATAACAATATCTTCAGAGAAAATTGAAATTGTCCAACTGAAAGCATTGTTATGAATTGGTAGTTGACACCACTGTCCGCAAAGAAAATGACTGTAACGTGTAAACCTACCATGAAAACACTAGTAACTGGAAGCAAACAAACTGAGCCATAGAGAAAGTTCCTGTGAACTGATGCACCCCTGGTTGTCAGAATTAATGCACAAGCAAAAAAgtcataaaatatttaaattaaataaaacaATACAAATGTGCGTGTGTGAATGTGTATGTGGAACGGTGGGGTGTGAGGTTAGGTTCATCAAGCATTCACCTAACAGCGATATGCCGCAACCGTCGACGCACAAGACGAGGATTTATACTGCAGTGAGAAGTTGTGATTCGGAATTAGCAGGTGTAAAGATAAATGAAGGCGTGTGAGTAAAAAAATTGCTGGCCAACCATGTTAGCACTTGGCAGTCAGAAAAATTACCATGTGATGCTTATAGTACCATAATGATTCTTAAAACCCAGCAGCTAACTTCTAAATCACATCAAGCATATGATCTAGTAATGTGTACATGAGGTAACACAAGTACAAATAAAGCCAGTGAAGGAAAATGATAGTACAAATGACTCATTTCTAGGGTCTTGGGGTCATATAAACTTAGTAGATGCAAAAACAACACACTATACCCTACAAGCAAGAAAGCATACGTAAGAAAATAAGTGAATTTTTTACATACAGTTACTCTATTATAGAAGATTAAAGATGCTGACTTCTTCCTTGGATTACAAAAAGTCGTATGAACACCCTAAAAGCCTTAAAAATGTACATAAAGTAGTAACTCACAACTACCATCTCCAAACAATTtgcagagaaaaagagaaactaGGACATGTTAATTTTCAGATCGCGAGAGCTTAAAAAAGCTAATCTATCTATCTAACATATGTGTGGAATGTCGTAAACTCAAAGCTCCAACAAAATTAAATGACATCTAAAGACATGTTCATCAATATGGGTAATATGCACATCCTATGAGTATGCCAAAATCAATATGAATATGCTAGGGTTTCAGTTGCAGTTTTCCATGCAGTTGTGAACTTGTAATATATCAGACCCAAGCAATTTTTTACAAGGAAAACAGTGCAGAAGGTTGCTATGTTGTGTAAAAGAATAA
Coding sequences:
- the LOC133918378 gene encoding uncharacterized protein C23H3.12c-like, which gives rise to MQARVVVFPVKGRAWCFACPRASAAASAASGGDGALPPTTTLKDLWRGIASGGRTAPENAEAVVDFVADKMNRAWIGFGSAPEGSMKSRIHSFGLKLLSRVRPSEVLLKSVTKDVSTLEIVHPASINPRLVRRRLRHIAVRGASVHRNFLYGSVCLLPVTSVFMVLPLPNIPFFWVLFRAYSHWRALQGSERLQLLVSDCSDNWKVLEKKKEISSERDGSPCENAQYAPWNLRSSKELDGFLKRGNLDEGLDCDTLSSICKEYDLDKIDVLKYRDLP